The Arachis ipaensis cultivar K30076 chromosome B05, Araip1.1, whole genome shotgun sequence nucleotide sequence AAGCAAGTCGACAATGGAATCTCAAGTTATGTTCAGTTCTTCTCACTCATGGTTACAAACAATCAAAGAATGACTATTCCCTTTTCACCAAGTTGGCTGCTAACTCTTCATTTACTGTCATACTTGCTTATGTCGATGATTTAGTATTGGCCGGCAATGATCTAACCGaaattcaatcaatcaaaaccATCCTTGATGTTCAATTCAAGATCAAGGACCTTGGTAATCTCAAATATTTCCTTGGCTTCGAGGTTGCAAGAACTAAAGCTGGCATTAGTCTTTATCAAAGGAAGTATGCCTTAGATCTTTTGGAAGAATGTGGCTTATTGGGTGCCAAACCAGCCTCCACCCCTATGGAATATACCCTGAAGCTTTCAAAAGAATCTGGTTCCCCTCTCACAGATGTTAAGCAGTATAGAAGACTTATTGGGCGTTTGGTGTACCTAACAAATACACGTCCAGACATCAGTTTCGCCGTAGGCAAGCTCAGTGAATTCCTCGACAAACCAACAGATTCTCATTTGCAAGCTGCATTTCGTGTCCTCAAGTACATCAAGTCTGCACCAGCCTCTGGCTTATTCTTCGCAGCATCCTCAGAACTCAGACTCTCTGGGTTTGCAGATTCTGATTGGGCTCAATGTCCAGATACACGTCGCTCTATCACAggattttgcttctttcttgGCTCATCCCtacgtattttttttatttttttaattttatttttttattaaaataggggtagtttaggaattaaattaaaatttttattaaaaatgacgattttaatacaaaaaaaaaacgttAATGACGATTTTAATTCGAAAATTACaagagggacgatttcgattctggaccaaaacgttagggaccaaaatcgtacttaccccATTTGAATATTACACTCTCATCTAATAATTAGAAGACTTATTCTTCTAATATATTTTTGATATATATTGATTAATCACTCTACTGTTAAAAAGTTTAAGAATGAAAAAATAGTGTTTATATCACTATAGAATTTATTCTTTTTGTATTTAACAATAGaattcaaattatacaaatttaaaaactaaatgcTTGAAACTTAAAACAAGAACAAATTGATTGAGGACAATATAAGCTTATGTTTAAAGACAACATAGAATTTTACGAAACCGACAATTAAAATTATAACTCATATTATAAGATAGGAGAATGCATGATTAAGTGGTGAATGGATATGAAACTTCGATACTAAAGAGTTTTTTCTAGTCAAATAAATTGGACAACTAGCAATTATAGATATCACAACATATTCACACAAtattaaagaatttttttttcaatactaGTGCATTCACCAAAGTTTAAATCTAAATGCAGCGTATTAAAAAGCACATGAATGCAGCAGAGGTCCAGCACAGATGGCATACCTATCTGCTTTATACAACGCTGCATCCGGGTTCTAATCCCAGCTGAAGCTGATTGTTGGTTTAAGAACTCATGATACTCATGGTAGTGTGTGTAAATGTGTTGTGTGTGTGAAACATAGGTGTAATGCTAAAAATAGGAGGCTGTCCAATCCACTTGACCCAAAAAAAACAAATGAATTACTATTTGAACTAAGGGCTCAGCTGCCAATACAAAAACTTGAGAGTTAAAAGAGTCCAACAGAGGCCCCAAAAATGAGTCCAACAACAATGAAGGCCCAACAACAACAGAGAAAAGCAGCATAAGCCATCCTGAAGGCTAAAATGATGAATTTTGTTGTAAGAGTGGTCTTGGAGATGGAGTTGATTCATTTTAGTGTTTGTATTTGTACCACCATATTACTATTTTTGATGCATTGGCGTGGTGGACACATATTACCATCATGAAATTATGTGGTAGCATTCTTCATGATTGATTGCAACAAAACCAAACGAAACCATGCATGATAAAAGAAAGTAATAATTAAGTTAATAAGCTTGCCTGCCGAATGTAAGATGCTAATACAAATAAATCGATATCAGAATCAGAGTTGCTATCTTTGATGCTTTGGAATTATCACAATTCATAGGCATATCTCAGCCACCTTGTCTAATTACTTTGGAAACTGTTAGCGTTGGACACATCTCGTTTATAAATAATATAGTTACTCAATTACAGTAAGGTTATACCAAGGCAGATGGGTTATGGTGCTGCACTGTTTCTGCTTCTTGCATTTATCACAACACCTGCAGATTCTGCCTTGCTTGCCAAGAGCTTCAGGGATTGCATGGCAACAACTTTTGGTTCTGAATCCATTGAAACAATACTCCTCACCTCATCCTCCTCACAGTATCCGCAAGCATTGCAATCATTCCAACAGAATCCAAGATGGCTCAACTCCTCATCCTCAACCAAGCCTCTTGCCATTCTAACACCACTCCATCAATCTCACATTCAAGTAGCCATTCTATGCGCCAAGAAACTTGGCATGCATCTCAGAGTCAGAAGTGGTGGCCATGACTATGAAGGCCTGTCTTATCTTTCAACTTATAAGCCTCCATTTGCCTTTGTCATGATAGATCTCAACCAACAACGTTCCATTGATATCAACCTTGCTGATGAAACGGCTTGGGTTCAAGCTGGTGCTACTCTTGGTGAACTCTACTACGAGATTTCAAAAGCAAGTGGAGTCCATGGATTCCCTGCAGGGATATGTCCAAGTGTTGGAGTGGGAGGCCACATCAGTGGTGGAGGATTCGGGACCATGTTGAGGAAGTTTGGAACTGCAGCAGATCATGTTGTTGATGCTTACCTCGTTGATGCAAATGGAAACATTCTTGACAGAAAATCAATGGGAGAAGATCTCTTCTGGGCCATAAGAGGAGGCAGTGCAACCAGCTTTGGAATCATTCTTGCATGGAAGATCAAGCTTGTGAGAGTTCCACCAATAGTTACTGGATTCAACATTCAGAGAACATTGGAGGAAGGAGCCACAATTCTCATCAACAAGTGGCAACACGTAGCAGATAAGCTCCACGAAGATCTTTTCATCAGAGTGGTTGCTCAGAATCGTGGTGGTGGTTCATCATCAACAATCCTAGCAAGCTTCAACTCTCTGTTTCTTGGAGGAAAAGAAAAGCTGATGGCAATGATGAAGGAGGAATTCCCAGAATTGAGGTTGGAAGCTAAAGACTGCATTGAAATGAGTTGGATTCAGTCAACAGTGTACTTTGCTGGATACAGAATATGGGAACCAGCACAAGTGTTGCTCAACAGAATCACCACTTACAAGAGCTCCTTCAAGGCCAAGTCTGACTTTGTGATGGATCCTATACCGGAAATTGGGCTACAAGGAATTTGGAATTTGCTTCTAAGAGAAGATGCATTTGCATTGCTAATAATGGATCCCTACGGTGGTAGGATGAATGAGATTTCAGAATATGAAATCCCTTTTCCACACAGGAAGGGAAACTTGTACAACATACAGTACTTGGTTAAGTGGGATGACAACAGCATTCAAGCATCCAATAGGCATGTAAATTGGATGAGAATGCTTCATAGCTATATGACTCCATATGTTTCAAGATCCCCAAGAGCTGCATATGCCAACTATAGGGATCTTGATTTAGGTAGAAACCGCAAACATCATATTCCTAACACAAGCTACTCAGAAGCAAGTGTTTGGGGTTTGAAGTACTTCAAGGGAAACTTCAAGAGATTGGCACAAATTAAGACAAGGGTTGATCCCCATAACTTTTTCAGGAATGAACAGAGTATTCCTATCTTAAACTGACTTTCTTTTCCCTTTATTTCTTATAAGAGCACGAGTGATATTATGTTGAACATATGCATTGTGTGTCGTAATAAACTAAACTAAGCTTAACTAAGTTTTTTATTCCCTTTTTTACCCCTGCTCTCAAGTTATTGATTGCAGTTTGCCAAAAAAGCGCCAAGGGATAATAAGTAATTAATAAGGCAACGGGAACATTCTTCTTTTGACCTATATGCACTGGTGCACTTAATATAAGTGACCTACACAGACCAATGTATATAAAATATAGATATTATGACCTACCAATACTATCATGTCAATAAGCGTGTGCTCTGAAGAATAGTTTGGGCCATCTTGTGGTCAACTCAGACACTTGTAAAGCAGAAGCTAAGAGTGGGGGTAGTGGAACTTTATCTCACCACATTATACTACTGAATACTGATGCCAATATTTGTTAATGCATTGAATGTTAATACATATACGATACATCATACCAAGTTTTAATTGTATGTAAACTTGAATGGAAGTTAAAACTTAAAAACTTAAAACACTAGATACGTGAAGTATTTCCAACTCTCCATGTACTTCAAACCATCATACATGAAAAATCACTCTATGAtattgtgtgtgtatatatatatatatatatatatagtcattTATCACTGTTCGCAAATGGTTTTGCCAGCTTTAATTTTGGTCAATTAAATTACGTATATTGAATTGTTGATCAGATTATACATAATAATTATGTGGGAACGGGAACTAACACCACATGTATATATAAGATTCTGTctaaattttatgattttctcAGAATTTCTTTTCAAAGACtataaataa carries:
- the LOC107645055 gene encoding berberine bridge enzyme-like 26; translation: MATTFGSESIETILLTSSSSQYPQALQSFQQNPRWLNSSSSTKPLAILTPLHQSHIQVAILCAKKLGMHLRVRSGGHDYEGLSYLSTYKPPFAFVMIDLNQQRSIDINLADETAWVQAGATLGELYYEISKASGVHGFPAGICPSVGVGGHISGGGFGTMLRKFGTAADHVVDAYLVDANGNILDRKSMGEDLFWAIRGGSATSFGIILAWKIKLVRVPPIVTGFNIQRTLEEGATILINKWQHVADKLHEDLFIRVVAQNRGGGSSSTILASFNSLFLGGKEKLMAMMKEEFPELRLEAKDCIEMSWIQSTVYFAGYRIWEPAQVLLNRITTYKSSFKAKSDFVMDPIPEIGLQGIWNLLLREDAFALLIMDPYGGRMNEISEYEIPFPHRKGNLYNIQYLVKWDDNSIQASNRHVNWMRMLHSYMTPYVSRSPRAAYANYRDLDLGRNRKHHIPNTSYSEASVWGLKYFKGNFKRLAQIKTRVDPHNFFRNEQSIPILN